The DNA region ACGCCGTACCGGGCCCGGACGGTCTGCACCGGGCGCAGCGCTTCGCCGCGTACGCGGTGGTCACCGATCCGGACGACCGGGTGCTGCTGACCCGGGTCTCGGACGGCTACCCGGGCGCGGGTTGCTGGCATCTGCCGGGGGGCGGCACGGACTACGGCGAGCAGCCGGGTGCCGCCCTGATCCGGGAACTGGTCGAGGAGACCGGGCAGACCGGGCGCCTGGTCGGGCTGCTGGGGGTGGCCAGTCACCGGGACGCGGCTTCCCTGGGTCCGGAGGGCTACCCGATCGACTGGCACGGGGTACGCGCCTTCTACCGGGTGGTCGTCGACAAGCCGGCGCCCCCCACGGTCGCCGACGTCGGCGGCTCCACCTGTGAGGCTCGCTGGTTCGCCCGCGAGGAACTCGGTGCCCTGCCCACCGACCGTCTCACCGAGGTGACCGCGGAAGCCGTCCAGGCCGCCCGCCTGACCTGACCCGACCCACCACTCCCCGCCCGGCCCACACGATCATGAAGTTATTGTCGGGGCACGTCACGACGGGTGACGGCAGATGACCGACGACGGCCGGGCGGCCGGAGGTGGTCGTGCGGGCGGGAGTCGGTGTGGAGCAGATGCGGCGGGTGGGGGCGTACGGCGTGCTGCGCGACCCCGAGGGGCGGGTGCTGCTGGTCCGGGGCTCCGAGCGGGCCGACTTCCCAGGCGTGTGGTCGCTGCCGGGCGGTGGGCTGGAGCATGCCGAGCACCCGGCGCAGGCGGTACTGCGCGAGGTGGCCGAGGAGACCGGACTGGCCGTCGAGGTGGCCGGGTTGCGGGCGGTGGTCGCCGACGTGGTGCCGTACCCCGACCTGGGGGTCGCCCTGCACACCGATCGGGTGCTGTTCGAGCTGACGGCCGTGGGTGGCACGCTGCGCGCCGAACGGGACGGCACTACCGATCTGGCGCGCTGGTTGACGCCGCGGGAGGCGGCCGGGTTGCCGCTGCTGCCGTTCACCGCCGAGGCGCTGGCCCTGCCGGTCGTACCCCTGCCCTCCGGGGCGCTGCGTCGACAGGAGCCCTTCGCCGCACCCCAGGCCGCCCGACGGCAGCGCTTCGGGGCGTACGGGTTGGTGACCGACCCGGCCGGGCGGGTGCTGCTGGCGTTGATCGCGGAGGGCTATCCGGGGGCCGGACGGTGGCACCTGCCGGGTGGCGGTACGGATCATGGTGAGCAGCCGGTGAGCGCCCTGCTACGGGAACTGGTGGAGGAATCCGGCCAACTGGGTCGAGTGAGCGAGCTCATCGGGGTGGACAATCTGCACAATCCCGCCGCGCTGGGTCCGGAGGGATACCCGATCGACTGGCACGGCATCCGGGTCGTCTACCGGGTGGTGGTCGACCGCCCGACCGAGCCGGCGGTGACCGAGCTGGCCGGTGGCTCCACCGCCCGCGCCGCCTGGTTCACCCCTTCCGAGCTGCGCGGACTCCCGCTGACGGAGATCGCCGCCGAGGCTCTGGCGGGTGCCCGATGAGTCGCGCCGCCGGGGTCCCGGCGCCCGCTCGGCGGCCCCCGATGACGATCTCCGGTACAGTCGGAGGAAGGGCTGAGGAAGGAAAACGGGCGATGAAGCCCTAGATAGGAACAACTGCCTGGTTCGCGCGGTTGGGGGAGATATGAGCGAGACCGGCAGCTATCGCCAATCCCCACTCGCCTATGCGATGGTGTACTCCGCAAAATGGGCTGCCGGGCCAGAAAGGTCCGGCACGAGACAGCCGGACACCCGCCCCGTACGGGCGGCCAGCTGATCCGGTGATGGAGGAAGCGTGCCGAGAGCCCCATGGCGCCGGCGTCGTACTACTGACAGCCCGCGTCCCGCAGGGCGAAACTGGACGGGCCCCCTGCGCCGCAGCGGTAGCCTGGCCCGTCAGGTCCTGCTGGTCCGCGTCGGCCGCCGCGATGGCGAGCTGCACGGCGCGGCCGATGCCCTGCCCGAGCCCCGGTATTCGGACCGTCCCCGCCGTCGTTACGGCCTGAAGCGGTTCCACCGGACCCGGATCGAAGCGATCGCCCCGGCCGCCCCGGTCGAGACCCTGACAGGGGGCGAGGCGACAACCGTCCCGGGCGCGCTGCTGCCCGGTGAGCGGACAATGGCGCGTCGGGTGAAGTTCGCCCTGGTCAACGCCTGCACCCTGGCCAGCCTGGTGCTGGGCATCAACGCGATCTTCGTCGCCATGGGCGGGAACGTACGACTCGCCGCCCTGCTGCTCATCGCCTGTGTCGCCTTCGACGGCCTGGACGGGGCGCTGGCCCGCAAGCTCGGCGTCTCCAGCCCCTTCGGCGCCCAGATGGACTCGCTGGCCGACATGTGCTCCTTCGGCCTGGCCGCGCCCGTCGTGGTCTACGCCTCGCTGGCCGGTGAGGTGCCGACCGCGGCCGCCGGAGTGGCCGCCGCCCTCGTCGCGGCCTGCGCGGCGATCCGGCTGGCCCGGTTTAACGTCTCGCCCCAGGACGGCCGCTTCTTCAGCGGGGTACCCACCACGATGGCGGCGGCAGTGCTCGCCCTGATGGTGGTGATCGGCCTGCCGGTGCCCGGCGCGGTGCAGATCGCCGGGGTGGCCCTGCTCGCCTTCACCATGGTCAGCAGCTTCCCGTACGCCAAGCTCGCCCGGCTGGTCAAACTGCCGCCGTGGGTCTGGCTGGCTCCGGTGATCGGTGCCCTGATCGACGTCCGGCTGACCTTCGGCCTGATCGTGATCGGCTACCTGATCAGCGGGCCGGTGCTCTGGCTGCACCAGCGCCGCACCATCTGATCTCCGTACCGACGAAAAGGGCGCCGCGGTCGACCGCGGCGCCCTTTCTCGTCTCTCCGATCAGCGCCAGCGGGCGATGACGGTGGATCCGCCGACCACCTTGTCGCCGGGCCCGACCACCGGGTCCGCGGCCTCCACCGGCAGGTAGACGTCCGTACGGGAGCCGAACCGGATCAGCCCGAACCGCTCGCCCCGCGCCAGCAGGGTGCCCACCGGTGCCCGCTGCACGATCCGCCGGGCGATCAGACCGGTCCGCTGCGCCACCACGACTGGGCCGTGCACGGTGTCCAGCACGGTGTACGCGGCCACGTTGTGCTCCGCGTCCGGCTTCATCGCGTTGACGAAGCCCCCGTCGGCGACGAAGTAGTCCACCACCTTGCCGGCCACCGGGGAGCGGTTGACATGCACGTCGAGCACGGACAGGAAGACCGCGATCCGCAGGAACTCGCCGTCGCCGAAGCGTTCGTCGTGCAGCCGCTGCACCGACAGGACCTTGCCGTCGGCCGCGGCCACCACCGCCGAGGGGTCCTCCGGCACCTCCCGCTCCGGGTCCCGGAAGAAGGCGGCCACCGGCGCGGCGGCGAGCGCGGGAACCAGCCAGAGCTTGGACTTCGGCCGAGTCAGCCGGGTGACGGCGGCCAGACCCAGGGCGATGCCGGCGGCGGCCACCCCGTTGGAGTCGATGTGCATGCCCCGGGTCAGCGGCACGCTCGACGGGCGGTAGGCGGGGGCGAGCCGCTCCGCCGCGGCGGAGTCCGCCGGGGTGAACCGGAGTCGGTAGACCCGTACCGGCTCCGCATTGCGCAGCACCAGGTCGACCCCGACGCCGTGCAGCGCACCCTGGCGCTCCATCTCGGTGGCCGCACCGGCGGTCCGCCCGACCGCGGTCGCCACGCTGAGCACCGCCCCGTCGGTCAGGTACTTGGTCAGGCTCTCGATGGTGGCGCGGGCCTCTTCGGCCGTGCCGGCCAAGGCCTCTCCGGCCACCACCACCGCGGCCGGTTCGGCCTCGGCCAGGCTGTCCACCACCCGGACCCGGTCGGCTACCCAACGCCCCTGGGCGGTGACGTGCTCACGCAGCGCCGCGGGGCTGACCGACTCGGCCGGCACCACGGTCAGGGTGTCGCCAGGCAGCAGGGCTTCAATGGCCGCGGCCAGCACCGCGGACTCCGGCGCCGCACCTACCAGCAGTGCGGCCTTGGGGTCGTTGATCCGGGCTAGCTCGGCGACGAGGGTGCGGGCGGCACGCTCGCCGAGGCGGACCGGGCCGGACCGGCCGGCGGCACGCACGCCGGGGAACTGGGTCATCTGCAACGGGCTCCTGACGGGATAGAGGCGACTGACGCGAGATCACCGCCCGGCGGCACGATCGGCCCGGCCGCGAGCGGCCCGCGCGAACCGGTGACCCGCGCGGGATGCCCCGCGACGTGGGCCGGCCGGAAGGCGGGAGCACACCGGCCAGCATAGGCGGCGTGGCGCCGCTGCCGCATGGTCAGGCAGCCGGGCCTCGCCGCTGTGGCGCGGGTGGCTCCTCGCCGATCAGATCGAGGGTGCGGTCCTCCCCGGTCAGCAGGGTCCGATCCTCCTCGGTCAGGTTCAGGGTGTGGTCCTCCTCGCCGCGCAGATCCGGATCGGCCGCCGCCGGCGGCCCCCCGTACCCCTCGGCCGCCGGGCCGGGCTGCTCCGTCTGGCCGGGCTGCTCCGGTTGGTCGGCCTGTTTGGTGGAGCGCAGGGCACCGAGCAGACCCAGCAGGCCGATCAGGATCAGCCCGCCGGCCAGGAACCAGCCCACCGGCGGCAGGACCAGCCCGAGCACCTGGGCGAGCAGCCACCACGCGGCGAGCGCCAGGAAGAGCAGCCCGAAGACGAACGACACCAGGTCGGTACGGTGTGCCCTCATCGGGTCACCTCCATGTGTCCGGCGTTGACGTGCAGGTTGAGGCGGAGCTTGCCGCCGCCCGGTCCGTCTGGACCCAGGTCGACGACCTCCCGGCGCTGGTCGTCCCTGGACCAGCCGCGTTGGTCACCGAGGATGTTCGCGTCACCGGCGGTGACCTCGGTCACCGCGGTCACGTCCACGTTCGGGGGCAGCAGCACGGTGGCCTGACCGAAGTTGATGACCACGGTGATCTCGGTCGCCCGCTTGTCGAAATCCACCGTCCGCAGGTCCAGCACGGCGTCGGAGAAGCTCTGCTCGTACCGCAGGGCCAGATCGTCGTGGCTGGCCGGGGCCCAGACGACCGAGGCGCCGAGACCATTGGCCCGCTCGTACGACTCCGCGATGGTGGCCACCCCAAGGGCGGCTGCGGTCACCAGACCCAGGGCGATCAGCCAGCGGGCCCGCCCGAACCAGGCGCCCACGAGCAGGCCCAGGCCGATCACGGTGAGCGCCGCCGCGAAGTAGGCCGAGGCGCCGATCCGGAAGATGTCCAGCAGATCGAGTACGCCCACCAGACCCAGCGCCACGAAGATCAGCGAGAAGGTCACCGCGCCGAGGGCGGAGCGTTCCCGAGGCTTCTTCGGTGGCTTGGGCCTCGGCTGCGGGGGAGGTGGGGGCATGGTCCGCGTCGCGTACGGGCCGTGCGGGGCGAAGGGGGGACGGTACGTCGGCGGCGGGGTCACCGCGGGCTGGGTCAGCGGGTTGCTCGCCGTCGACCAGGGGGGCGCGGGGGAGGGATGCACGGCGGGTTCTTCCGGTCGTGGGGCGGGAGGGACCGTCGCGTACTGCGGGTAGGCGGTGGTCTGCGGGCTGCCGGCGTACGGCGGCGGGTAGGGGTTCGGGGTGGGGTGGCTGACCGGCGGGGTGAAGGCCGGTGGCGGATTCGGGGGGGTGGTCGAGGGGCCCGGTGCGGGCTGCCGCCGCTGTTGCTGACGGTTGAGCAGCAACGCCCCACCGACCAGGATGGCCGCGCCGAGCAGCACCGCCCGGAACGCGTCCGTGACGATGTAGCCGAAGGCCACCGCGACCAGGATGCTGAGCACGATCACGGTGACCGGGGACATGCTGGATCTGCCCCGGCCCAGCATCGACTCGACCGGGGAGGCGGTGTCCCCCTCGCCTGGGATGATCAACCAGGCGGCTACGTAGACCAGGATTCCGACGCCACCGAAGAAGCCGAGCACCGCCAGCAGCACCCGCCAGAGCACCGGATCGGTGTTGGTGGCTCGGCCGATGGCCGCGCAGACCCCGGCCAGGTACCGGCCGTCGCGGGGGCGGACCAGCCCGTACCGGGAGGTGAAGCCGGCCCCTCCGAAGGGCCCGCCGGCACCACCCGCGGGAGGGGGCGCGCTGGCGGTCGGCCCGCCCCAGCCGCCACCGGGAGGCGGTACGGCGGTCGGGTCGTGCGGGGGACCGCCCCAGCGGCCGCCGGGCGGTGGGACGGCGCTCGGGTCGTACGGTGGCGGGCTGGTCGGCCCGGGTCCGGCGGAGGGTGCGGGCGAAAGGGGTGCGGTCGGGGCCTCGGAGGCCGTGGTGGGCATCTGGTGGGTGCCCGGCGCTGCCGTGTCGTCCCCGGCCGAGCCCGGCGATGCGGGCGCGGCCGAGGATGCGGACGGGGTCGGCGAGGTCGCCTCGGCTTCCGTCGGCTCCGGTCGGTGCGGCTGCGCAGGGTCGTCGGTCATATCTCGATCCTGCGACGCCGGGGGCCCGAGCGCCTCAGGAGGCGACCCTGACCCCACCCTGAGATCCGACGCCACCCAATCTCCGGGGCCTCCCCGTGGTCGGCCGGCCGTTCTGCATGTGACGATCAACCTGGGCCGGAGCCCGACCGCATCCGGCAAAGATCCTGCCCAGGGAGCCCGTGATCAGTGCCGTGAGTCAGCCACCCCGCCTCTACCGCGCCCCGGAGAACCGGATGGCCGCCGGGGTGGCCGCCGGCATCGCCGAGCACCTCGGGGTCCCGGTGCTGCGGGTCCGGATCGCCTTCATGGTGCTGCTAGGGCTCAGCGGTCTGGGTCTGCTGCTGTACGCCGCCTTCTGGGCCGTGGTCCCGCTGCGCCCCGGTGACACCGCGGTGCCACCCCGTCGAGACATCGCCCAACTGTTGCCGTTCGTGGCGATCGGGCTCGGGGTCCTGCTGATCCAGGTGATGGTCTTCGACTCGGTGGGCGCGGCCGGTACGGCGGGCTGGCTGGTGGCGATCATCGCGGTCGGCGCCGGGGTGATCTGGCACCAGTCCGGGCCGGAGCGGCGGCGCCAGTGGGGCGACTCGATGCCGGTGCCCTGGCTCAGCGCGGTGGTGGAGGAGAGCGACCGGCGGGCCTTCGTGCTGCGCTTCGTCGGCGGCGGGGTGCTGGTGGCGGTCGGCATCATCGGGGTCGCCGCGGTGTACTCCCCGGCGCAGAACATGGACGCGGTCGTCAACGGGGTCATCTTCGCGCTGGTCGGGCTGGCCGGGGTGGGAGTGGTGGCCGCCCCGGTGCTCTGGCGGACCTGGAACCAGCTCCGCTCGGAGCGGGAGGGGCGCATCCGTGAGCAGGAGCGGGCCGAGTTGGCGGCCATGGTGCACGACCAGGTGCTGCACACCCTGGCGTTGATCCAGCGCAACGCCAGCGACGTCAAGATGGTGCAGCGCCTGGC from Micromonospora sp. NBC_01739 includes:
- a CDS encoding phosphatidylserine decarboxylase, which codes for MTQFPGVRAAGRSGPVRLGERAARTLVAELARINDPKAALLVGAAPESAVLAAAIEALLPGDTLTVVPAESVSPAALREHVTAQGRWVADRVRVVDSLAEAEPAAVVVAGEALAGTAEEARATIESLTKYLTDGAVLSVATAVGRTAGAATEMERQGALHGVGVDLVLRNAEPVRVYRLRFTPADSAAAERLAPAYRPSSVPLTRGMHIDSNGVAAAGIALGLAAVTRLTRPKSKLWLVPALAAAPVAAFFRDPEREVPEDPSAVVAAADGKVLSVQRLHDERFGDGEFLRIAVFLSVLDVHVNRSPVAGKVVDYFVADGGFVNAMKPDAEHNVAAYTVLDTVHGPVVVAQRTGLIARRIVQRAPVGTLLARGERFGLIRFGSRTDVYLPVEAADPVVGPGDKVVGGSTVIARWR
- a CDS encoding PspC domain-containing protein → MTDDPAQPHRPEPTEAEATSPTPSASSAAPASPGSAGDDTAAPGTHQMPTTASEAPTAPLSPAPSAGPGPTSPPPYDPSAVPPPGGRWGGPPHDPTAVPPPGGGWGGPTASAPPPAGGAGGPFGGAGFTSRYGLVRPRDGRYLAGVCAAIGRATNTDPVLWRVLLAVLGFFGGVGILVYVAAWLIIPGEGDTASPVESMLGRGRSSMSPVTVIVLSILVAVAFGYIVTDAFRAVLLGAAILVGGALLLNRQQQRRQPAPGPSTTPPNPPPAFTPPVSHPTPNPYPPPYAGSPQTTAYPQYATVPPAPRPEEPAVHPSPAPPWSTASNPLTQPAVTPPPTYRPPFAPHGPYATRTMPPPPPQPRPKPPKKPRERSALGAVTFSLIFVALGLVGVLDLLDIFRIGASAYFAAALTVIGLGLLVGAWFGRARWLIALGLVTAAALGVATIAESYERANGLGASVVWAPASHDDLALRYEQSFSDAVLDLRTVDFDKRATEITVVINFGQATVLLPPNVDVTAVTEVTAGDANILGDQRGWSRDDQRREVVDLGPDGPGGGKLRLNLHVNAGHMEVTR
- a CDS encoding CDP-alcohol phosphatidyltransferase family protein, producing MRRSGSLARQVLLVRVGRRDGELHGAADALPEPRYSDRPRRRYGLKRFHRTRIEAIAPAAPVETLTGGEATTVPGALLPGERTMARRVKFALVNACTLASLVLGINAIFVAMGGNVRLAALLLIACVAFDGLDGALARKLGVSSPFGAQMDSLADMCSFGLAAPVVVYASLAGEVPTAAAGVAAALVAACAAIRLARFNVSPQDGRFFSGVPTTMAAAVLALMVVIGLPVPGAVQIAGVALLAFTMVSSFPYAKLARLVKLPPWVWLAPVIGALIDVRLTFGLIVIGYLISGPVLWLHQRRTI
- a CDS encoding PspC domain-containing protein; the encoded protein is MSQPPRLYRAPENRMAAGVAAGIAEHLGVPVLRVRIAFMVLLGLSGLGLLLYAAFWAVVPLRPGDTAVPPRRDIAQLLPFVAIGLGVLLIQVMVFDSVGAAGTAGWLVAIIAVGAGVIWHQSGPERRRQWGDSMPVPWLSAVVEESDRRAFVLRFVGGGVLVAVGIIGVAAVYSPAQNMDAVVNGVIFALVGLAGVGVVAAPVLWRTWNQLRSEREGRIREQERAELAAMVHDQVLHTLALIQRNASDVKMVQRLARGQERSLRNWLYKPTGSPTERFAAALEQAAAEVEDTFAITVEAVVVGDRETDERVGALVAAAREALVNAARHAGVQTVSLYAEVEPDQVSVFVRDRGAGFDPDTVEDHRHGVRGSIIGRMKRHGGRAEIRSRPGEGTEVRLILPITRESATAERTR
- a CDS encoding NUDIX hydrolase, whose amino-acid sequence is MTTMLEPLRRIAAYAVCTDSVDRVLLVRASERSGTPGTWSLPGGAVDHGEDPKHTVVRETAAETGLSVSVAGLHDVLADMRALPERGITIHTDRLVYQVSVRGGSLTDRVDRPTDLARWFTREEARQLPLRSFTARALGLPTSSADIVPDEPPEFPSFYAVPGPDGLHRAQRFAAYAVVTDPDDRVLLTRVSDGYPGAGCWHLPGGGTDYGEQPGAALIRELVEETGQTGRLVGLLGVASHRDAASLGPEGYPIDWHGVRAFYRVVVDKPAPPTVADVGGSTCEARWFAREELGALPTDRLTEVTAEAVQAARLT
- a CDS encoding NUDIX hydrolase, which translates into the protein MEQMRRVGAYGVLRDPEGRVLLVRGSERADFPGVWSLPGGGLEHAEHPAQAVLREVAEETGLAVEVAGLRAVVADVVPYPDLGVALHTDRVLFELTAVGGTLRAERDGTTDLARWLTPREAAGLPLLPFTAEALALPVVPLPSGALRRQEPFAAPQAARRQRFGAYGLVTDPAGRVLLALIAEGYPGAGRWHLPGGGTDHGEQPVSALLRELVEESGQLGRVSELIGVDNLHNPAALGPEGYPIDWHGIRVVYRVVVDRPTEPAVTELAGGSTARAAWFTPSELRGLPLTEIAAEALAGAR